From a single Poecilia reticulata strain Guanapo linkage group LG2, Guppy_female_1.0+MT, whole genome shotgun sequence genomic region:
- the prkag3b gene encoding 5'-AMP-activated protein kinase subunit gamma-3b isoform X1 → MDSFAEVPLFEMDEYEEEEVLSVRSRGVCTYATYPMAPPAGADPDTYIYMNFMKSHSCYDAMPRSSKLVIFDTTLQVKKAFFALVANGVRAAPLWDSKLQCFVGMLTITDFINILHRYYKSPLVQIYELEEHKIETWREIYLEYSVNRLISIKPASSLFDAIYSLLKNKIHRLPVIDPASGNVLHILTHKRILKFLHIFGSMIPKPRFLQKQINEVPIGTFREIATIQESASVYEALAIFVERRVSALPVVNEQGKVVALYSRFDVINLAAQKNYNNLNMTMKEALTSRSCWVEGVLKCYPHETLETIIDRIAKAEVHRLVLVDREDVVRGIVSLSDILQALILTPAVSSLPSPKVPASISQIFTSGQPFKSEENKMAADDVKRDDKVKNRA, encoded by the exons gTGTCTGTACATATGCCACATACCCCAtggcgccccctgcaggagCAGATCCTGACACCTACATTTACATGAATTTCATGAAGAGTCACAGTTGCTATGATGCCATGCCCAGGAGCTCCAAACTGGTCATCTTTGATACAACGCTGCAG GTGAAGAAGGCTTTCTTTGCTCTGGTGGCGAACGGAGTGCGGGCGGCGCCGCTGTGGGACAGCAAGCTGCAGTGTTTTGTAG gTATGCTAACCATTACGGACTTTATTAACATCCTTCATCGCTACTACAAGTCTCCCTTG GTTCAGATCTACGAACTGGAAGAACACAAAATAGAGACATGGAGAg aAATATATCTGGAGTATTCAGTCAACAGACTCATCAGCATCAAACCTGCATCCAG tttgtttgatgCCATCTACTCCCTGCTAAAGAATAAGATCCACCGGCTCCCAGTTATTGACCCAGCTTCTGGAAATGTCCTCCACATCCTGACACACAAGCGGATCCTCAAATTCCTTCACATCTTT GGCTCCATGATTCCTAAACCCAGGTTTCTTCAAAAGCAGATCAACGAGGTGCCGATTGGCACCTTTAGGGAGATTGCAACAATCCAGGAATCTGCCTCTGTCTATGAAGCTCTGGCTATTTTTGTGGAAAGAAGAGTGTCAGCCCTGCCTGTGGTTAATGAACAAG GTAAAGTTGTGGCACTGTACTCCAGATTCGATGTCATt AACCTTGCTGcccaaaaaaattacaacaatttaAACATGACAATGAAAGAGGCCCTCACGTCACGATCCTGCTGGGTTGAAGGAGTCCTTAAATGTTATCCACACGAAACACTGGAGACCATCATCGACCGCATAGCTAAAGCTGAG GTTCATCGACTAGTTTTGGTTGACAGAGAAGATGTGGTGAGAGGGATTGTCTCTCTGTCTGATATTCTGCAAGCCCTGATTCTCACTCCTGCAG TGTCATCACTTCCTTCTCCTAAAGTTCCAGCCAGCATTTCCCAG atatttacaaGTGGCCAACCTTTCAAGTCTGAAGAAAACAAGATGGCAGCTGACGATGTAAAACGGGACGATAAAGTGAAGAACCGAGCTTAA
- the prkag3b gene encoding 5'-AMP-activated protein kinase subunit gamma-3b isoform X4: protein MDSFAEVPLFEMDEYEEEEVLSVRSRGVCTYATYPMAPPAGADPDTYIYMNFMKSHSCYDAMPRSSKLVIFDTTLQVKKAFFALVANGVRAAPLWDSKLQCFVGMLTITDFINILHRYYKSPLVQIYELEEHKIETWREIYLEYSVNRLISIKPASSLFDAIYSLLKNKIHRLPVIDPASGNVLHILTHKRILKFLHIFGSMIPKPRFLQKQINEVPIGTFREIATIQESASVYEALAIFVERRVSALPVVNEQGKVVALYSRFDVINLAAQKNYNNLNMTMKEALTSRSCWVEGVLKCYPHETLETIIDRIAKAEVHRLVLVDREDVVRGIVSLSDILQALILTPAEXFATFVQNVSPVSHEQLTPLPSKFISPFSSQCHHFLLLKFQPAFPRFAYLPLVLSKEVLIHCSASPPHPIWQV from the exons gTGTCTGTACATATGCCACATACCCCAtggcgccccctgcaggagCAGATCCTGACACCTACATTTACATGAATTTCATGAAGAGTCACAGTTGCTATGATGCCATGCCCAGGAGCTCCAAACTGGTCATCTTTGATACAACGCTGCAG GTGAAGAAGGCTTTCTTTGCTCTGGTGGCGAACGGAGTGCGGGCGGCGCCGCTGTGGGACAGCAAGCTGCAGTGTTTTGTAG gTATGCTAACCATTACGGACTTTATTAACATCCTTCATCGCTACTACAAGTCTCCCTTG GTTCAGATCTACGAACTGGAAGAACACAAAATAGAGACATGGAGAg aAATATATCTGGAGTATTCAGTCAACAGACTCATCAGCATCAAACCTGCATCCAG tttgtttgatgCCATCTACTCCCTGCTAAAGAATAAGATCCACCGGCTCCCAGTTATTGACCCAGCTTCTGGAAATGTCCTCCACATCCTGACACACAAGCGGATCCTCAAATTCCTTCACATCTTT GGCTCCATGATTCCTAAACCCAGGTTTCTTCAAAAGCAGATCAACGAGGTGCCGATTGGCACCTTTAGGGAGATTGCAACAATCCAGGAATCTGCCTCTGTCTATGAAGCTCTGGCTATTTTTGTGGAAAGAAGAGTGTCAGCCCTGCCTGTGGTTAATGAACAAG GTAAAGTTGTGGCACTGTACTCCAGATTCGATGTCATt AACCTTGCTGcccaaaaaaattacaacaatttaAACATGACAATGAAAGAGGCCCTCACGTCACGATCCTGCTGGGTTGAAGGAGTCCTTAAATGTTATCCACACGAAACACTGGAGACCATCATCGACCGCATAGCTAAAGCTGAG GTTCATCGACTAGTTTTGGTTGACAGAGAAGATGTGGTGAGAGGGATTGTCTCTCTGTCTGATATTCTGCAAGCCCTGATTCTCACTCCTGCAG AAAMTTTTGCTACATTTGTACAAAATGTCTCTCCAGTCTCACATGAACAGTTGACACCCTTACCTTCAAAGTTCATCTCTCCTTTTTCGAGCCAGTGTCATCACTTCCTTCTCCTAAAGTTCCAGCCAGCATTTCCCAG GTTTGCATACCTTCCTCTTGTTCTAAGCAAAGAGGTTTTAATCCATTGTTCTGCCTCACCTCCACATCCCATCTGGCAAGTCTAG
- the prkag3b gene encoding 5'-AMP-activated protein kinase subunit gamma-3b isoform X2: MDSFAEVPLFEMDEYEEEEVLSVRSRGVCTYATYPMAPPAGADPDTYIYMNFMKSHSCYDAMPRSSKLVIFDTTLQVKKAFFALVANGVRAAPLWDSKLQCFVGMLTITDFINILHRYYKSPLVQIYELEEHKIETWREIYLEYSVNRLISIKPASSLFDAIYSLLKNKIHRLPVIDPASGNVLHILTHKRILKFLHIFGSMIPKPRFLQKQINEVPIGTFREIATIQESASVYEALAIFVERRVSALPVVNEQGKVVALYSRFDVINLAAQKNYNNLNMTMKEALTSRSCWVEGVLKCYPHETLETIIDRIAKAEVHRLVLVDREDVVRGIVSLSDILQALILTPADIYKWPTFQV; this comes from the exons gTGTCTGTACATATGCCACATACCCCAtggcgccccctgcaggagCAGATCCTGACACCTACATTTACATGAATTTCATGAAGAGTCACAGTTGCTATGATGCCATGCCCAGGAGCTCCAAACTGGTCATCTTTGATACAACGCTGCAG GTGAAGAAGGCTTTCTTTGCTCTGGTGGCGAACGGAGTGCGGGCGGCGCCGCTGTGGGACAGCAAGCTGCAGTGTTTTGTAG gTATGCTAACCATTACGGACTTTATTAACATCCTTCATCGCTACTACAAGTCTCCCTTG GTTCAGATCTACGAACTGGAAGAACACAAAATAGAGACATGGAGAg aAATATATCTGGAGTATTCAGTCAACAGACTCATCAGCATCAAACCTGCATCCAG tttgtttgatgCCATCTACTCCCTGCTAAAGAATAAGATCCACCGGCTCCCAGTTATTGACCCAGCTTCTGGAAATGTCCTCCACATCCTGACACACAAGCGGATCCTCAAATTCCTTCACATCTTT GGCTCCATGATTCCTAAACCCAGGTTTCTTCAAAAGCAGATCAACGAGGTGCCGATTGGCACCTTTAGGGAGATTGCAACAATCCAGGAATCTGCCTCTGTCTATGAAGCTCTGGCTATTTTTGTGGAAAGAAGAGTGTCAGCCCTGCCTGTGGTTAATGAACAAG GTAAAGTTGTGGCACTGTACTCCAGATTCGATGTCATt AACCTTGCTGcccaaaaaaattacaacaatttaAACATGACAATGAAAGAGGCCCTCACGTCACGATCCTGCTGGGTTGAAGGAGTCCTTAAATGTTATCCACACGAAACACTGGAGACCATCATCGACCGCATAGCTAAAGCTGAG GTTCATCGACTAGTTTTGGTTGACAGAGAAGATGTGGTGAGAGGGATTGTCTCTCTGTCTGATATTCTGCAAGCCCTGATTCTCACTCCTGCAG atatttacaaGTGGCCAACCTTTCAAGTCTGA
- the prkag3b gene encoding 5'-AMP-activated protein kinase subunit gamma-3b isoform X3 yields MAPPAGADPDTYIYMNFMKSHSCYDAMPRSSKLVIFDTTLQVKKAFFALVANGVRAAPLWDSKLQCFVGMLTITDFINILHRYYKSPLVQIYELEEHKIETWREIYLEYSVNRLISIKPASSLFDAIYSLLKNKIHRLPVIDPASGNVLHILTHKRILKFLHIFGSMIPKPRFLQKQINEVPIGTFREIATIQESASVYEALAIFVERRVSALPVVNEQGKVVALYSRFDVINLAAQKNYNNLNMTMKEALTSRSCWVEGVLKCYPHETLETIIDRIAKAEVHRLVLVDREDVVRGIVSLSDILQALILTPAVSSLPSPKVPASISQIFTSGQPFKSEENKMAADDVKRDDKVKNRA; encoded by the exons AtggcgccccctgcaggagCAGATCCTGACACCTACATTTACATGAATTTCATGAAGAGTCACAGTTGCTATGATGCCATGCCCAGGAGCTCCAAACTGGTCATCTTTGATACAACGCTGCAG GTGAAGAAGGCTTTCTTTGCTCTGGTGGCGAACGGAGTGCGGGCGGCGCCGCTGTGGGACAGCAAGCTGCAGTGTTTTGTAG gTATGCTAACCATTACGGACTTTATTAACATCCTTCATCGCTACTACAAGTCTCCCTTG GTTCAGATCTACGAACTGGAAGAACACAAAATAGAGACATGGAGAg aAATATATCTGGAGTATTCAGTCAACAGACTCATCAGCATCAAACCTGCATCCAG tttgtttgatgCCATCTACTCCCTGCTAAAGAATAAGATCCACCGGCTCCCAGTTATTGACCCAGCTTCTGGAAATGTCCTCCACATCCTGACACACAAGCGGATCCTCAAATTCCTTCACATCTTT GGCTCCATGATTCCTAAACCCAGGTTTCTTCAAAAGCAGATCAACGAGGTGCCGATTGGCACCTTTAGGGAGATTGCAACAATCCAGGAATCTGCCTCTGTCTATGAAGCTCTGGCTATTTTTGTGGAAAGAAGAGTGTCAGCCCTGCCTGTGGTTAATGAACAAG GTAAAGTTGTGGCACTGTACTCCAGATTCGATGTCATt AACCTTGCTGcccaaaaaaattacaacaatttaAACATGACAATGAAAGAGGCCCTCACGTCACGATCCTGCTGGGTTGAAGGAGTCCTTAAATGTTATCCACACGAAACACTGGAGACCATCATCGACCGCATAGCTAAAGCTGAG GTTCATCGACTAGTTTTGGTTGACAGAGAAGATGTGGTGAGAGGGATTGTCTCTCTGTCTGATATTCTGCAAGCCCTGATTCTCACTCCTGCAG TGTCATCACTTCCTTCTCCTAAAGTTCCAGCCAGCATTTCCCAG atatttacaaGTGGCCAACCTTTCAAGTCTGAAGAAAACAAGATGGCAGCTGACGATGTAAAACGGGACGATAAAGTGAAGAACCGAGCTTAA